The following DNA comes from Hahella chejuensis KCTC 2396.
AGGCTCCGTCTACAACTATGACGGCGACCACGAACTGGACGCCTCCATCATGGACGGCGCCACGTTGAAGGCCGGCGCTGTGGCGGGCGTCCGCAACAGTCCCAACCCTGTGTCAGTCGCTCGCGCAGTCATGAACAAGTCCGAGCATGTGCTGCTGGCGGGCGAAGGCGCAGACCGCTTCGCCAGGGCGATGGGATTGCCTCAGGTGGAAAACTCCTGGTTCGGCACGCCCATGCGCCATAGCCAGTGGCGTCAGGCGCAGGACAAAGCGCAACCCAGCCTGGAACCCGGCGCGGAGGATTACAAATTCGGCACCGTGGGCGCCGTTGCTATTGATCAGGCCGGCAATCTGGCGGCCGCCACCTCCACCGGCGGCATGACCAATAAAAAATACGGCCGCGTCGGCGATTCGCCGCTGATCGGCTGTGGCGCTTACGCTGACAATCGCAGCTGCGCCGTCTCCACCACGGGGCATGGTGAGTATTTTATCCGCCATGTGGTGGCGCATGAGGTGTGCGCCCGTTACCGTTATCTGGGCGAATCGCTACAGCAGTGCGCGCAGCAGGTGTTGTTCGAAGAGTTGCAGCCCAGAGGCGGCGAAGGCGGACTGATCGCCATCGATCATACCGGCGCCGTAACGTTGAATTTTAATACGGAAGGCATGTACCGGGGCTGGAGCGAAAGCGACGGTGAGATTTTCACGGGCATCTACGGCGACGACGCCGTGCGCTCCAACAAGCCTTAACCGCGACTGCCGCTCAGTTTTCGCATTATTTTTAGCCAAAACAGTGGGATAGACTATTCTTAAAGAAGGTTTTTGACAAAAGCCTCTTCTCTTCCATCAGGACGAGGTGGGGCTTTGCGCCGTTTGTCAGTACTTTCTGGGGATGTCTATGCCTAAATTGCTGCGTTTTTTCACCACCCGGTTATTGCGGCCGGTGCTTATCGTGTTGTGCGTTGCGGTGGCGTTGCAAATTATCGCCAATATTCTGCTCGGACAATTTCAGCTGAACAATTTGGTCAAAGAGGTCGAATCCGGCCTGCGCGATAGCCGCCAAAAGGTCAGCACCGAACTGAACGCGGCGGAAAGCGCCGTCGCCAGCCAATTACAGACCATGTCCGACAACGCCCAGCAGCAGCTACAGAGCAAGCTGGGCGCGCAGTTGGAGACTCAGCGCAAGGATATCGCCCAGAATCTGCGACAGACCCTGGATGAAGGGGTTAAGAACCTCACCGGCATCGTCGCCGCTATCGCACCGCCCGCTATCTGGGACCGGGACACGCCTGAATTGACGCGTCTGGCGCAGTTGGTGGATAACAGCGACTCCATCGTGTTCGCCGGCTTTTATGGCTTTTTCGGTCAGGAGCCCGAACAGTTGACCCGCTATGTCGACCGCACCGATGAGCAAGTGCAGGCGCTGATTAAACAGGGCGAAGGCAAAGGCTCTTTGGCTAAGGTAATCGATGCGGCGGAGAAAGATCCCGGCATCGTTGTCATTCGTACGGATATCGCGCCCCAGGGCGCGGTGATCGGCCAGTTCGTGGTCGGCGTCAGCACCTCCCGCATAGACGGCCAGATGGAGCGTCTGAAAGGCCAGTTCTCAGACCTCACCAACCAAAGTAAGGTAACGGTGGCCAATGTGCTCGGCGGCGAATTGTCGCGGGTGTCAGAGGCGTTGCGGCTGTCTCTGAAAAACACGGAAACGCAAACGGACGAATCCATTTCCTCCGCCGTCCTGCAAATTCGGGAAGGAGCGGAGTCGTTGATCGGCAGCCTGACTTCCGCCTCCCTGGCGGCCGGAGTCATATTAGTGGTGCTGATCTCCCTGGTGTTGGGAGTGCGCGTTGTGCTGAAAGTGGATGTGCTGAGCAAAGCCATCTGGAATATCGCCGAGGGAGAGGCGGACTTGACGCAACGGGTGAATATTCAAGGCAACGATGAAATCGCCGACGTGGGCAAAGGCCTCAACGTCTTTATCGAACGGATACAGAAGATTGTGTTGAATGTTAACAAATCCGCGGAGCTGGCTTCATCGCAATCCGACGAACTCAAACATAACACTCAACAAGCCGATGAAGCGGTGGCGCATCAGAAGCAGGAAATCGAGCAGATATCTTCCGCTA
Coding sequences within:
- a CDS encoding methyl-accepting chemotaxis protein translates to MPKLLRFFTTRLLRPVLIVLCVAVALQIIANILLGQFQLNNLVKEVESGLRDSRQKVSTELNAAESAVASQLQTMSDNAQQQLQSKLGAQLETQRKDIAQNLRQTLDEGVKNLTGIVAAIAPPAIWDRDTPELTRLAQLVDNSDSIVFAGFYGFFGQEPEQLTRYVDRTDEQVQALIKQGEGKGSLAKVIDAAEKDPGIVVIRTDIAPQGAVIGQFVVGVSTSRIDGQMERLKGQFSDLTNQSKVTVANVLGGELSRVSEALRLSLKNTETQTDESISSAVLQIREGAESLIGSLTSASLAAGVILVVLISLVLGVRVVLKVDVLSKAIWNIAEGEADLTQRVNIQGNDEIADVGKGLNVFIERIQKIVLNVNKSAELASSQSDELKHNTQQADEAVAHQKQEIEQISSAISEMSSSIHHVAEHVQLVANDVDHIKSETKKSGSISQNLRNMLQSLQTEMSNADEVVNQLDTHSKEIGSVLLVIRTIAEQTNLLALNAAIEAARAGDSGRGFAVVADEVRTLANKTQQSTTEIQSRIDSLQSGSQSAVRSISAASERAKRSAEAFTESDSSLENINQLVIGLYERATEIASMAEEQSGVAEEINRNIVNIADASERTQQSAAESARAGASIQQSVSDLRRQVSEFVV
- a CDS encoding isoaspartyl peptidase/L-asparaginase family protein; this translates as MTQPNRYAIAIHGGAGTLSKGMLTEDQENEVHAALRQAVMAGKQILAQGGTSLDAVEAAVRELENSEWFNAGKGSVYNYDGDHELDASIMDGATLKAGAVAGVRNSPNPVSVARAVMNKSEHVLLAGEGADRFARAMGLPQVENSWFGTPMRHSQWRQAQDKAQPSLEPGAEDYKFGTVGAVAIDQAGNLAAATSTGGMTNKKYGRVGDSPLIGCGAYADNRSCAVSTTGHGEYFIRHVVAHEVCARYRYLGESLQQCAQQVLFEELQPRGGEGGLIAIDHTGAVTLNFNTEGMYRGWSESDGEIFTGIYGDDAVRSNKP